The Kitasatospora paranensis genome has a window encoding:
- the manB gene encoding phosphomannomutase/phosphoglucomutase (converts mannose-6-phosphate to mannose-1-phosphate; the resulting product is then converted to GDP-mannose by ManC which is then used in the synthesis of mannose-containing glycoconjugates that are important for mediating entry into host cells): protein MEPETAARLVGAHHIRGLAPQELDEAAAHRIGSAFVALTGADEIAVARDMRGTSPMLADAFARGVLEHGADVVDAGPGSADYLSFVSGCLGVPGAMVTAGHHPAAYNGITLCRAGAVPVGEGSGLELIRAALAGPAAARPAAVPGRRRRVALLDDYAARLRSLVDLSGPRPVKVVVDAGNGMAGLTVPLVLDHPLLEVVPVYFEPDGAFPNHEADPARPANVADLRARVRAEGADVGLAFDGDGDRCLAVDERGEAVPASSVLALVASRLLADEPGARVVHDLLTSRSAIEVIEERGGVPVRSRVGRPFVKALMAEHGAVLGGEHSGRYYFRDFWCAETGMLAALHLLAELSATGRPLSELVSGCVRYAASAEIELVVPDPVAAMVRVERSLGDAAAATDRLDGLTASFADGSWFNLRASGTAPVLRLNAEAPDEGGLGRLRNAVLRAATRPVR from the coding sequence ATGGAGCCTGAAACCGCCGCCCGCCTCGTCGGGGCGCACCACATCCGGGGCCTGGCACCCCAGGAGCTCGACGAGGCGGCAGCCCACCGGATCGGGTCGGCCTTCGTCGCCCTGACGGGGGCCGACGAGATCGCCGTGGCCCGCGACATGCGCGGCACCTCCCCGATGCTGGCCGACGCCTTCGCCCGGGGCGTCCTGGAGCACGGCGCCGACGTCGTGGACGCGGGCCCCGGTTCGGCCGACTACCTGTCCTTCGTGTCCGGGTGCCTCGGCGTCCCCGGCGCCATGGTCACCGCGGGCCATCACCCGGCCGCGTACAACGGCATCACGCTCTGCCGGGCCGGCGCCGTCCCGGTCGGTGAGGGCAGCGGCCTTGAGCTGATCCGGGCCGCCCTCGCCGGGCCCGCGGCCGCGCGGCCGGCGGCCGTCCCCGGACGTCGCCGCCGGGTCGCCCTGCTCGACGACTACGCGGCGCGGCTGCGCTCGCTGGTCGACCTATCCGGCCCGCGCCCGGTCAAGGTGGTCGTCGACGCCGGGAACGGGATGGCCGGCCTGACGGTGCCGCTGGTGCTCGACCATCCGCTGCTGGAGGTCGTGCCGGTCTACTTCGAGCCGGACGGCGCCTTCCCGAACCACGAGGCGGATCCGGCGAGGCCGGCCAACGTGGCGGACCTCCGGGCCCGGGTCCGGGCCGAGGGTGCCGACGTGGGGCTGGCGTTCGACGGCGACGGGGACCGCTGCCTCGCCGTGGACGAGCGGGGCGAGGCGGTACCGGCGTCGTCGGTGCTCGCCCTGGTGGCCTCCCGGCTGCTGGCCGACGAGCCCGGTGCCCGGGTGGTGCACGACCTGCTCACCTCCCGGTCGGCGATCGAGGTGATCGAGGAGCGGGGCGGGGTGCCGGTGCGCTCCCGGGTCGGCCGCCCCTTCGTGAAGGCGCTGATGGCCGAACACGGTGCGGTCCTCGGCGGTGAGCACTCCGGGCGCTACTACTTCCGGGACTTCTGGTGCGCGGAGACCGGGATGCTCGCGGCGCTGCACCTCCTGGCGGAGCTGTCCGCGACCGGCCGGCCGCTGTCGGAGCTGGTGAGCGGCTGCGTCCGGTACGCGGCCTCGGCGGAGATCGAGCTGGTGGTGCCGGACCCGGTGGCGGCGATGGTGCGGGTGGAGCGTTCCCTCGGCGACGCGGCCGCGGCGACGGACCGGCTGGACGGCCTGACGGCGTCCTTCGCCGACGGCTCCTGGTTCAACCTCCGGGCGTCCGGCACCGCACCGGTGCTGCGGCTGAACGCCGAGGCGCCGGACGAGGGCGGGCTCGGCCGGCTGCGCAACGCCGTGCTGCGGGCGGCCACCCGGCCGGTGCGCTGA